A genomic window from Clostridium cylindrosporum DSM 605 includes:
- the cbiE gene encoding precorrin-6y C5,15-methyltransferase (decarboxylating) subunit CbiE, producing the protein MKIYIVGIGTGNKDLMTGEALKVVESSDLLIGASRMLEAFSYLETPKINSYLSKEIKGILENNKEAKKVSIIVSGDVGFFSATKKLLLELEGYDVELIPGISSIVYFASKLKANWDDMKIISLHGRDESIIASIMKNAKTFILTGGKNKVNSICKSFVDAGLDNIVVSVGENLSYDNEKITTGIPSRLQGLEFDDLSVMLVENKSPINKFNSFGIADEEFARGDVPMTKSEVRSIVMSKLRLQENDIAYDVGAGTGSVSIEMALAASEVYAIERNPKGIELINENREKFNAYNLKAIEGLAPDSLLDLPAPDKVFIGGSGKKLDEIIELCLKKNPRVRIVVTAIALETVAQTIECFKKFNIKNSEIVQVNISKARSVANYNMMIGQNPIYIFSGDGSVDEK; encoded by the coding sequence ATGAAGATATACATTGTAGGAATAGGAACAGGAAATAAAGATTTAATGACAGGTGAAGCTTTAAAGGTAGTTGAGTCAAGTGACCTACTAATTGGAGCTAGCAGAATGCTTGAAGCATTTAGTTACCTTGAAACTCCTAAGATTAATTCCTATTTAAGTAAAGAAATAAAGGGCATACTTGAGAATAATAAAGAAGCTAAAAAGGTTTCAATTATAGTATCAGGTGATGTTGGATTCTTTAGTGCTACAAAGAAATTACTACTAGAACTTGAGGGTTATGATGTAGAGCTTATTCCAGGAATAAGCTCTATAGTGTATTTTGCATCGAAGCTTAAGGCAAACTGGGATGATATGAAGATAATCAGTCTTCATGGAAGAGATGAGAGCATTATAGCAAGTATTATGAAAAATGCTAAAACATTTATATTAACAGGTGGCAAAAATAAGGTTAATAGTATATGTAAGTCCTTTGTAGATGCAGGTCTTGATAATATAGTTGTAAGTGTTGGAGAAAATCTATCCTATGACAATGAAAAAATAACAACAGGTATACCAAGTAGGCTTCAAGGACTTGAATTTGACGACTTAAGTGTAATGCTAGTTGAGAATAAAAGTCCTATTAATAAGTTTAATTCATTTGGTATAGCAGATGAAGAGTTTGCTAGAGGAGATGTTCCAATGACAAAGTCAGAGGTTCGAAGTATAGTAATGTCTAAGCTTAGACTTCAAGAAAATGACATAGCCTATGACGTTGGAGCTGGAACAGGTTCAGTATCAATTGAAATGGCACTTGCAGCAAGTGAAGTTTATGCGATTGAGAGAAATCCTAAGGGGATAGAACTTATTAATGAAAATAGGGAAAAGTTCAATGCATATAACCTAAAAGCAATAGAGGGACTTGCCCCAGACTCACTCCTTGATTTACCTGCACCTGATAAGGTATTTATAGGTGGCTCAGGAAAGAAGTTAGATGAGATAATAGAGCTTTGTCTTAAGAAAAATCCTAGGGTTCGAATAGTTGTAACTGCAATTGCCCTGGAAACTGTGGCACAGACTATTGAATGCTTTAAAAAGTTCAATATTAAAAACTCTGAAATAGTTCAAGTTAATATCTCTAAGGCAAGAAGCGTTGCAAACTACAACATGATGATAGGTCAAAACCCTATTTATATATTTAGTGGAGATGGTAGTGTAGATGAAAAGTAG
- a CDS encoding cobyrinate a,c-diamide synthase gives MKSRIPRIMIAAPSSGSGKTTVVCGVLKLLKDRGLNITSFKCGPDYIDPMFHKKALDIDSRNLDLFLNNEDTVKYLLAKNSANSDVSVIEGVMGYYDGIAGKSLSASSYDLSRVTKTPTILVINAKGKSTSIIPEIKGFIEYRDDSNIEGVILNNISPMLYPDIKELIEVELQVKVLGYAPKDEGFNLESRHLGLVTPSEIAGIEEKISYIASILEKTIDVDSIIEMASRATDIEYTSLSVPKLKGARIALARDKAFCFYYSDNLDLLLEMGAELVEFSPLKDSHLPKGINGLIIGGGYPEVFASHLSQNKSLLNDIREKLKMGLPTLAECGGFMYLGSSIVDKAGQEYSMVDYIPMKSSSTGKLSRFGYVTLTANEDNMLCSKGDTINAHEFHYWDSTENGESFNATKPLRKRSWSCINYRDNVIAGYPHMHYYSNINFPYNFLKKCIEYN, from the coding sequence ATGAAAAGTAGAATACCTAGAATAATGATTGCAGCTCCATCAAGTGGAAGCGGAAAGACAACAGTTGTATGTGGAGTTCTTAAGCTTCTTAAAGACAGAGGTTTAAATATTACATCATTTAAGTGTGGGCCAGATTATATAGACCCTATGTTTCATAAAAAAGCTCTAGACATAGATTCTAGAAACTTAGACCTATTTCTAAATAATGAGGATACAGTAAAGTATCTATTAGCTAAGAATTCAGCTAATAGTGATGTATCAGTAATCGAAGGGGTTATGGGCTATTATGATGGAATAGCAGGAAAAAGCCTAAGTGCTAGCTCCTATGATTTATCAAGGGTTACAAAAACCCCAACTATACTTGTTATAAATGCTAAGGGTAAATCAACATCTATAATACCAGAGATTAAGGGTTTTATAGAGTATAGAGATGATAGTAACATCGAGGGAGTAATCCTTAATAACATATCCCCTATGTTATATCCTGACATAAAGGAGTTAATAGAAGTTGAACTTCAAGTTAAAGTGCTTGGATATGCTCCTAAAGACGAAGGATTTAACCTAGAAAGTCGTCACCTAGGTCTTGTTACTCCAAGTGAGATAGCAGGGATAGAGGAAAAGATAAGCTATATTGCAAGTATTCTTGAAAAGACAATTGATGTAGATTCTATAATTGAAATGGCAAGTAGGGCTACTGATATAGAGTATACTTCCCTAAGTGTTCCAAAACTTAAGGGGGCAAGAATTGCATTGGCTAGAGATAAGGCATTTTGCTTTTACTATAGTGATAATCTAGATTTACTTCTTGAAATGGGAGCTGAGCTTGTTGAGTTTAGTCCACTTAAGGACTCTCATTTACCAAAAGGTATTAATGGACTTATAATAGGCGGGGGATATCCAGAAGTCTTTGCAAGTCACCTGTCTCAAAATAAATCATTACTAAATGATATAAGAGAGAAGTTAAAGATGGGACTTCCAACCCTTGCTGAGTGTGGCGGCTTTATGTATCTAGGAAGTAGCATAGTTGATAAAGCTGGACAAGAGTACAGTATGGTTGATTACATCCCTATGAAAAGCTCAAGTACAGGAAAGCTTTCAAGATTCGGATATGTAACACTAACTGCAAATGAAGATAACATGCTTTGTAGTAAGGGAGATACTATAAATGCCCATGAGTTTCACTATTGGGATTCAACTGAAAATGGAGAAAGCTTTAATGCTACAAAACCTCTTAGAAAAAGAAGCTGGAGCTGTATAAATTATAGGGATAATGTTATTGCAGGATATCCTCATATGCATTATTACTCTAATATTAATTTTCCATATAACTTCTTAAAAAAGTGTATAGAATACAACTAA
- a CDS encoding cobyric acid synthase: MAKSIMIQGTMSNAGKSIVAAALCRIFKQDGYKVAPFKSQNMALNSYITSEGLEMGRAQVVQAEAAGIEPSVLMNPILLKPTNDTGSQVIVNGEVLGNMSAVDYFKKKKELIPHIMKAYEKLDNEYDIIVLEGAGSPAEINLKSEDIVNMGMAKLAKAPVLLVGDIDRGGVFASLAGTLMLLEEDERNMVKGIIVNKFRGDKAILQPGLDMIENITKVKVAGTIPYMNVDIDDEDSLSDRFHRSDIKGLVDIAVIRLPRISNFTDFTPLEYIPGVNLRYVKSTRELKNPDMIIIPGTKNTMGDLLWLRQSGLEAAILKHASSGKVVFGVCGGYQMLGEVLSDPHGVEDGGEMKGMGLLPIRTVFEQSKTRTQVNGEFNKVTGPLEGLAGVAFEGYEIHMGKSYPLGDALHLTTIRQRDNEAEEGNFKDNIYGSYVHGIFDKEEVTKAIAICLFRNKGLDYSEVDSIDIKEYKEKQYDLLADYVRESLDMEYIYKILDEGM; the protein is encoded by the coding sequence ATGGCTAAATCAATAATGATTCAAGGTACAATGTCTAATGCAGGAAAAAGCATTGTAGCAGCTGCATTATGTAGAATATTTAAGCAAGATGGATATAAGGTAGCACCATTTAAGTCTCAAAACATGGCGCTTAATTCATATATAACAAGTGAAGGCCTTGAAATGGGTAGAGCTCAAGTTGTTCAAGCTGAAGCTGCAGGGATTGAACCATCTGTACTTATGAACCCAATTCTTTTAAAGCCTACAAACGATACAGGATCACAGGTAATAGTTAACGGTGAAGTTCTAGGAAATATGAGTGCAGTAGATTACTTTAAGAAAAAGAAGGAACTTATTCCCCATATAATGAAGGCATATGAAAAACTAGATAATGAGTATGACATTATAGTACTTGAGGGGGCAGGAAGTCCAGCTGAGATAAACCTAAAAAGTGAAGACATCGTTAATATGGGTATGGCAAAGCTAGCTAAGGCCCCTGTACTTTTAGTTGGAGATATTGATCGTGGAGGAGTTTTTGCATCACTTGCTGGAACTCTAATGCTTCTTGAAGAGGACGAAAGAAACATGGTTAAGGGAATCATAGTTAATAAGTTCAGAGGAGATAAAGCTATACTTCAGCCAGGGCTTGATATGATAGAGAACATAACTAAGGTTAAGGTAGCTGGAACTATTCCATACATGAATGTAGACATTGATGATGAGGACAGTTTATCTGATAGATTTCACAGAAGTGATATAAAGGGCCTTGTAGACATAGCGGTAATTCGTCTTCCTAGAATATCTAACTTCACAGATTTTACTCCACTTGAGTATATTCCAGGTGTTAATTTGCGTTACGTAAAAAGTACCCGTGAACTTAAAAACCCTGACATGATAATAATCCCAGGAACAAAGAATACAATGGGAGATTTATTATGGCTTCGTCAAAGTGGTCTTGAAGCAGCGATACTAAAGCATGCATCAAGTGGAAAGGTTGTTTTCGGGGTATGCGGTGGCTATCAAATGCTAGGTGAAGTGCTTTCTGACCCACATGGTGTTGAAGATGGTGGAGAGATGAAGGGAATGGGGCTTTTACCTATAAGAACAGTGTTTGAGCAAAGCAAAACAAGAACACAGGTAAATGGAGAGTTTAATAAGGTAACAGGTCCCCTTGAAGGTCTTGCTGGAGTAGCATTTGAAGGTTATGAAATCCATATGGGAAAATCCTATCCATTAGGTGATGCGTTGCATTTAACAACAATTAGACAAAGGGACAATGAAGCTGAGGAAGGTAACTTTAAGGATAATATATATGGAAGCTATGTTCACGGGATATTTGATAAGGAAGAGGTAACAAAGGCTATAGCAATTTGTTTATTTAGGAATAAGGGCCTTGATTATAGTGAAGTTGATTCAATAGATATTAAGGAATATAAGGAAAAGCAGTATGACCTACTTGCTGACTACGTTAGAGAAAGCCTTGATATGGAGTACATTTATAAGATTCTAGATGAGGGGATGTAA
- a CDS encoding cob(I)yrinic acid a,c-diamide adenosyltransferase, whose product MERQGLVHIYCGDGKGKTTASIGLIIRALGSGMKVVFLQFLKNSPTSELNILSYLDNLTILRGKQGNVFSFSMTDEEKRLSTEIHNNNLKRAIEIAMSLQCDMLVLDEVIGAYNRNLVDKDMLLEFLDRKPSTLEVVLTGRGPDANLTDRADYISEIKKIKHPFDMGISARVGIER is encoded by the coding sequence ATGGAAAGACAGGGGCTTGTTCACATTTACTGTGGAGATGGAAAAGGAAAAACAACAGCATCAATTGGATTAATCATAAGAGCACTAGGCTCTGGTATGAAGGTAGTCTTTCTTCAGTTTCTTAAAAACTCACCTACAAGTGAACTGAATATATTAAGTTATTTAGATAACTTAACTATTTTAAGGGGAAAGCAGGGAAATGTATTTTCATTTTCTATGACAGATGAAGAAAAGAGACTATCAACTGAAATTCATAACAATAATCTTAAAAGAGCTATAGAAATTGCAATGTCACTACAGTGTGATATGTTAGTTCTCGATGAGGTAATAGGTGCATATAACAGGAATTTAGTAGACAAGGATATGCTATTAGAGTTTTTAGACCGTAAGCCAAGTACCTTAGAAGTAGTACTAACAGGAAGAGGGCCAGATGCTAATCTTACAGATAGAGCAGACTATATATCTGAGATAAAGAAGATTAAGCATCCATTTGACATGGGAATTAGTGCAAGAGTTGGAATAGAAAGATAG
- a CDS encoding precorrin-8X methylmutase translates to MKIEIENILPMDIEKRSFEIITDELGEVKLDPKHEPIIKRAIHTAADFEYVNNLYFSEGAVDKAITAIKNGATIITDTQMVKAGVNKKVVAKFGGEVICFMCDDDVAKEAKERGVTRAIVSMERASKIDRPLIFAIGNAPTALIKLYEMIESGLLKPELVIGVPVGFVNVVESKELIIESNVTSIVARGRKGGSNIAAAICNALLYMASEGERE, encoded by the coding sequence ATGAAGATAGAAATCGAAAATATTCTTCCAATGGATATAGAGAAAAGAAGTTTTGAAATAATAACAGATGAGCTAGGGGAGGTTAAGCTTGACCCAAAACATGAGCCAATAATTAAAAGAGCTATACATACCGCAGCTGACTTTGAGTATGTAAATAATCTATACTTTTCTGAAGGTGCAGTAGATAAGGCTATAACTGCTATAAAAAATGGAGCTACGATTATTACAGATACTCAAATGGTTAAAGCAGGAGTTAACAAAAAGGTTGTGGCGAAGTTCGGCGGTGAAGTTATTTGTTTTATGTGCGACGATGATGTAGCCAAGGAAGCTAAGGAGAGAGGGGTTACCCGTGCTATTGTTAGTATGGAAAGAGCATCTAAAATAGATAGGCCATTAATATTTGCTATAGGTAATGCTCCAACAGCACTAATTAAGCTATATGAAATGATAGAAAGTGGACTGTTAAAACCAGAGCTTGTAATTGGAGTTCCAGTAGGCTTCGTTAACGTTGTTGAATCTAAGGAACTTATAATAGAATCTAATGTAACCTCAATAGTAGCAAGAGGAAGAAAAGGTGGTAGCAATATAGCAGCAGCTATTTGCAATGCACTTCTTTATATGGCAAGTGAGGGAGAAAGAGAATAA
- a CDS encoding methyl-accepting chemotaxis protein, translated as MNFFKNLKVSTKLIIDFTLIIGLLILIGINGIYSINQMNNGIKKLYNENTQGIASISIIDKNFSKVENILNLMSVTTDQNKISTYKKQIQDFRAENNEQLERYKSSITGEEDKALLANFEDRLKIYRGEVDKYIEYAALASTINESKFQPVKEEQEKIGKVIENIRETNEKWAKNTMETSAETFSGTFKFIVGFIIIAIIISAIRAFASIRNITNPLNKTKKFANRLSEYDFSVPLDINKQDEFGEVASALNRAQENVSNLVRSIATSTESIASSSEELSATVEEMASKFQLINERTVEISNIVQETSSSAQQIAASSEEVDSSVSILAGKATDGSSNSVEIKERAYKTKIDSEKAYENTSKLYTEVEKNIKNDIERGKVVEEIRSMADTIASISDQINLLALNAAIEAARAGESGRGFAVVADEVRKLAEQSAEEVISVKSTIEEVQEAFRSLSSNSNELLGFMNEKVAPEFEKFTSVGERYENDGEFISSMSEDLAAMSQEISATINQVSDAIQSLAESTLKSSENIGEIQEGINESNTAMEQVALAAQGQAELAQNLSDMISRFKV; from the coding sequence ATGAATTTTTTCAAAAACTTAAAGGTATCAACTAAATTAATAATAGACTTTACTTTGATAATAGGTTTATTGATACTCATTGGAATAAACGGAATCTATAGTATAAATCAAATGAATAATGGAATTAAAAAACTATATAATGAAAACACTCAAGGGATAGCATCTATATCTATAATCGATAAAAACTTTTCAAAGGTTGAAAACATCCTAAACTTAATGAGTGTAACAACTGATCAAAATAAGATTAGCACCTATAAGAAACAAATACAGGACTTTAGAGCTGAAAATAATGAACAATTAGAAAGATACAAATCCTCAATAACAGGGGAAGAGGATAAAGCTCTTTTAGCTAACTTTGAAGATAGACTTAAAATATATAGAGGTGAGGTTGATAAGTATATAGAATATGCAGCCCTTGCTAGCACTATAAATGAAAGTAAATTTCAACCTGTAAAAGAAGAACAGGAAAAGATAGGAAAAGTAATAGAAAACATAAGAGAGACAAATGAAAAATGGGCTAAAAACACAATGGAAACTAGTGCAGAAACCTTTAGTGGAACATTTAAGTTTATTGTAGGATTTATTATTATTGCTATTATAATATCCGCTATAAGAGCCTTTGCATCTATAAGAAATATAACGAATCCCTTAAACAAAACAAAGAAATTCGCAAATAGGTTATCAGAATATGATTTCTCTGTTCCCCTAGATATAAATAAGCAGGATGAATTTGGAGAAGTGGCATCCGCATTAAATAGGGCACAGGAAAATGTATCTAACTTAGTAAGAAGTATAGCAACAAGTACAGAAAGCATAGCATCATCAAGTGAGGAGCTTTCAGCTACTGTAGAAGAAATGGCTTCAAAGTTCCAGCTTATAAACGAGAGAACAGTGGAAATTAGTAATATAGTACAGGAAACTAGCAGTTCAGCACAGCAAATAGCAGCTTCGTCAGAGGAAGTGGATTCAAGTGTATCTATACTTGCAGGTAAAGCAACAGATGGAAGTAGTAATTCAGTTGAAATAAAGGAAAGAGCATATAAAACTAAAATAGATAGTGAAAAAGCCTATGAAAATACAAGTAAACTTTATACTGAGGTAGAAAAAAATATTAAAAATGATATTGAAAGAGGAAAAGTAGTAGAGGAAATAAGGAGTATGGCTGATACTATAGCTTCTATTTCAGATCAAATAAATCTATTGGCACTTAATGCAGCAATCGAAGCTGCAAGAGCTGGAGAGTCTGGACGTGGATTTGCAGTTGTTGCAGATGAGGTTAGAAAACTTGCTGAACAGTCAGCAGAAGAGGTTATAAGTGTTAAGTCAACTATAGAAGAAGTTCAAGAAGCATTTAGAAGTTTATCAAGTAATAGTAATGAACTATTAGGATTTATGAATGAAAAGGTTGCCCCAGAATTTGAAAAATTCACAAGTGTTGGAGAGAGATATGAAAATGATGGAGAATTTATAAGTAGTATGAGTGAGGATTTAGCTGCAATGAGTCAGGAGATTTCAGCAACTATAAATCAAGTAAGTGATGCCATTCAAAGTCTTGCTGAATCCACACTAAAGTCATCTGAAAACATAGGGGAAATACAAGAAGGTATTAATGAGTCAAATACTGCTATGGAACAGGTTGCATTAGCAGCACAGGGACAAGCAGAGCTTGCACAAAATCTAAGTGATATGATTTCAAGATTTAAGGTATAA
- a CDS encoding methyl-accepting chemotaxis protein, translating into MNVFRNLKVSTKLILSFSIIILLLLFTGIQGMYNINKTNNFVKRLYKDNTVGISSISIIDKNFSEIKYNLALINTATDVGKINGYRSEIERLRSQNNEQLERYKTSITGEEDKALIANFEENLKTYRASVDEYMGYAASLNIKEASSRFPSIIDAQMNMEKIIDGIRDTNDNWAKISMENSAATFNTSSKLVIASIIMAIIASAILAYSSMKNITKPLGRTKELANRLAVYDFSIPIEVDNKDEFGEVASALNKAQENVSSLVKNIALSTESIASSSEELSATIQEMASKFHIINERTVEINNVVQETSSAAQQIAASTEEVDSSVTVLAGKATDGSSNSIDIKERAYKTKKDSEEAFKDANNVYIEVEKEILKDIERGKVVEEIRSMADTIASVSEQINLLALNAAIEAARAGESGRGFAVVANEVKKLAEQSAAEVVNVKSTIEEVQEAFRSLSNNSNDLLKFMSDKVSPQFEKFVSLGDKYESDGDFVSSMSEDLAAMSEEISATINQVSDAIQNLAEMTQRSSENLGEIQEGIDESTTAIEQVASTAQGQAELAHNLSEMILRFKV; encoded by the coding sequence ATGAATGTTTTTAGGAATTTAAAAGTGTCGACGAAGTTAATACTTAGCTTTAGTATTATAATACTACTATTGCTATTTACAGGGATACAAGGTATGTATAACATAAATAAAACAAACAATTTTGTTAAAAGATTATATAAGGATAATACAGTTGGAATATCATCCATATCTATAATAGATAAGAACTTTTCAGAGATTAAATATAATCTAGCCTTAATTAATACAGCTACAGATGTAGGAAAAATAAATGGATATAGAAGTGAAATTGAGAGATTAAGGTCGCAAAATAATGAGCAGTTAGAAAGATATAAAACCTCCATAACAGGAGAAGAGGATAAGGCTCTTATTGCAAACTTCGAAGAGAATTTAAAAACATATAGAGCATCTGTTGATGAGTATATGGGGTATGCAGCAAGTCTTAACATAAAGGAAGCTAGTAGTAGATTTCCATCTATAATAGATGCTCAAATGAATATGGAGAAAATAATAGACGGGATAAGGGACACCAATGATAACTGGGCAAAAATTTCAATGGAAAATAGTGCAGCCACATTTAACACTTCAAGTAAGCTTGTTATAGCATCTATTATAATGGCAATAATAGCATCAGCTATACTTGCCTATAGTTCAATGAAAAACATAACAAAACCATTAGGAAGAACTAAGGAACTTGCTAATAGGTTAGCAGTTTATGACTTTTCGATACCAATAGAGGTTGATAATAAAGATGAGTTTGGAGAAGTAGCTAGTGCATTAAATAAAGCACAGGAAAATGTATCAAGTCTAGTGAAAAACATAGCTTTAAGTACAGAAAGCATAGCATCATCAAGTGAAGAATTATCAGCAACAATTCAGGAAATGGCTTCAAAGTTTCACATAATCAATGAAAGAACAGTAGAAATAAATAATGTAGTCCAAGAAACAAGTAGTGCAGCACAGCAAATAGCAGCCTCTACAGAGGAAGTAGACTCAAGTGTAACTGTACTTGCAGGAAAGGCTACAGATGGAAGTAGTAATTCAATAGATATAAAAGAAAGAGCATATAAAACGAAAAAGGACAGTGAAGAGGCTTTTAAAGACGCGAATAATGTTTATATAGAAGTAGAAAAGGAAATCCTAAAGGATATTGAAAGAGGAAAAGTAGTTGAGGAGATAAGAAGTATGGCGGACACTATAGCTTCTGTATCTGAGCAGATTAACCTATTGGCCCTTAACGCAGCAATTGAAGCCGCAAGAGCAGGGGAGAGTGGGCGTGGCTTTGCGGTTGTTGCAAATGAGGTTAAAAAGCTTGCAGAACAGTCAGCGGCGGAGGTTGTAAATGTAAAGTCAACTATAGAGGAAGTCCAAGAAGCCTTTAGAAGCCTATCTAATAATAGTAATGATCTTCTAAAATTTATGAGTGATAAGGTAAGTCCGCAATTTGAAAAATTCGTAAGCCTTGGGGACAAATATGAAAGTGACGGTGATTTTGTAAGTAGCATGAGTGAGGACCTTGCTGCAATGAGTGAAGAGATTTCAGCAACTATAAATCAGGTAAGTGATGCTATACAAAATCTAGCTGAAATGACTCAAAGGTCATCAGAGAATCTAGGGGAAATTCAAGAGGGTATTGATGAATCAACCACTGCGATAGAGCAGGTTGCATCAACAGCCCAGGGACAAGCAGAACTTGCACATAACTTAAGTGAGATGATTTTAAGATTTAAAGTATAA
- a CDS encoding HD domain-containing protein, giving the protein MLGKEEMLYEAINIASTKHRGQKDKGGSPYILHPLAVMNSVRTIDEKIVAILHDIIEDTDVTKEDLYAIFDKDIVEAVDTISKKKGQRYEEYIELIKNNKLARKVKIADYKHNLDISRLNRECTDEDLKRVNKYVKYMIYLNSDHKEDFDVVCPRCASRNNYSIEGNQELHVKCSRCEYITEIEE; this is encoded by the coding sequence ATGTTAGGTAAGGAAGAAATGCTTTATGAAGCAATAAATATAGCGAGTACGAAACACAGGGGACAAAAGGATAAAGGGGGAAGCCCATATATTCTTCACCCTCTAGCAGTAATGAATAGTGTAAGGACAATAGATGAAAAGATAGTAGCTATTCTTCATGATATAATTGAGGATACTGATGTTACAAAGGAAGATTTATATGCTATCTTTGATAAGGATATAGTTGAAGCTGTAGATACTATAAGTAAGAAAAAGGGACAAAGATATGAAGAGTACATAGAGCTTATTAAGAATAATAAGCTAGCTAGAAAGGTGAAGATAGCAGATTATAAGCATAACTTAGATATTTCAAGACTTAATAGAGAATGCACAGATGAGGATTTAAAAAGGGTTAATAAGTATGTAAAATACATGATATATCTAAACTCAGATCATAAGGAAGACTTTGATGTTGTATGTCCAAGATGTGCATCTAGGAATAATTACTCCATAGAAGGAAATCAAGAGCTTCATGTTAAGTGTAGTAGATGTGAGTACATTACTGAGATAGAGGAGTAA
- a CDS encoding methyltransferase family protein, giving the protein MDLFQIGALGSIFIFYLAYFIKQVMLRRKGISTNRLAKGDKKAKTFYIELCLIIVTYLTAAIQLCSIIFQRYLVIMINSSYIRALGIFIAFSGVVFFIMALIVMRDSWRAGIDNTQTTKLISSGVYKLSRNPAFVGFDLLYIGIALSFSNIFNVIISLIAVITLHLQILEEEKYLPTVFGDEYERYKRSTNRYFMF; this is encoded by the coding sequence ATGGACCTTTTTCAAATAGGGGCCTTAGGATCAATATTTATATTTTATTTAGCATACTTTATAAAGCAAGTTATGCTAAGAAGAAAAGGTATATCAACTAATAGATTAGCTAAGGGAGACAAGAAAGCTAAGACATTTTATATTGAATTATGTTTAATTATAGTGACATACTTAACTGCTGCAATTCAGCTTTGTAGTATAATTTTTCAAAGGTATTTAGTAATTATGATAAACTCTAGTTATATTAGAGCTTTAGGTATTTTTATTGCCTTTAGTGGAGTAGTATTTTTCATTATGGCACTTATAGTTATGAGGGACAGCTGGAGGGCAGGTATAGATAATACACAAACAACTAAGTTAATAAGTAGTGGTGTTTATAAGCTAAGTAGGAATCCTGCTTTTGTGGGATTTGATCTTTTATACATAGGTATAGCACTATCTTTTTCAAATATATTTAACGTAATAATCTCATTAATAGCAGTAATAACACTTCATCTTCAAATCTTAGAAGAGGAAAAGTATTTGCCTACTGTATTTGGAGATGAATATGAAAGATATAAAAGGAGCACAAATAGATATTTTATGTTTTAG